One Pseudomonas sp. MH9.2 DNA segment encodes these proteins:
- a CDS encoding TnsD family Tn7-like transposition protein, producing MSAASGQEWVARPFPRLDWLPDETLFSLCSRQHLVMGNLNPGTTSTSVLGLRQQFIKHDIPCGISALERTGFEYWGSAESILLNHTIFPLFVPFQNKVKIEDAIRTVKSERLDSIKYRLGLVSSGFGAEHPLKACPYCMREDVHAHGIAYWHLTHQYPGVLICPRHEAWLMASTKSRRWSGRFEWSLPAKEFLIEQTSSQKLWSRPVFLALADNVIDLASIGRARSFEPCAVATAYRTALLHGSRSASLLDRTEPLRRFHLFESLPTDKKSSESFVNQFVRTPRGSIHPLKHLILIDWLFDDLHSFLEAYKAEVARSAQQVARTPSRLPDKRVSLSSSGAPAKNAPRPKRLKGQLKEDLLSRLAEGVSKQVLCDEFQITVSTINKLLRAHPATYAIALKARHRREIDEHRSQWQHLHSLYPELGVQALRNTMPPLYAWLYRNDKAWLIAEEQTFAKPAHVNKHHVDWEARDYRLLSMLHNACESIALPQRGPVTMAQLYAMIPMLSTCLENRGQYPESRAYLSTVLGRFKPQDLLDHG from the coding sequence ATGAGCGCCGCTTCAGGTCAGGAATGGGTGGCAAGGCCATTCCCTCGGCTGGACTGGCTACCCGACGAGACACTGTTCAGTTTGTGCAGTCGACAGCATCTGGTAATGGGTAACTTAAACCCTGGGACGACATCTACCTCGGTGTTGGGACTACGTCAACAATTTATAAAACATGATATCCCCTGCGGAATTTCAGCGTTAGAACGAACTGGGTTCGAATACTGGGGCAGTGCAGAATCTATTCTTCTTAATCACACAATATTCCCACTATTTGTTCCATTTCAAAATAAAGTTAAAATTGAAGACGCGATAAGAACTGTAAAAAGCGAACGCCTTGATTCAATTAAATATCGACTTGGCCTGGTATCAAGCGGCTTTGGCGCTGAACACCCGTTGAAAGCATGTCCGTACTGTATGCGCGAGGATGTGCACGCCCATGGCATAGCTTACTGGCACCTCACACACCAATATCCAGGTGTGTTGATCTGTCCACGCCATGAAGCTTGGCTCATGGCATCCACCAAAAGTAGACGGTGGTCTGGTCGGTTTGAATGGTCGCTACCTGCCAAGGAATTCTTGATCGAACAGACCTCATCTCAGAAACTCTGGTCACGTCCAGTTTTTTTGGCCTTGGCGGACAATGTCATCGACCTTGCGTCCATCGGCCGAGCGAGGTCCTTCGAACCTTGCGCCGTCGCCACGGCCTATCGAACAGCTTTACTCCACGGGAGCAGATCTGCATCACTGCTCGACCGCACCGAGCCGCTTCGCCGCTTTCATCTTTTTGAATCATTGCCGACAGACAAAAAAAGCTCAGAGTCATTTGTGAACCAGTTTGTCCGTACCCCCCGCGGAAGCATTCATCCTCTGAAACATCTGATTCTGATTGATTGGCTATTTGATGACCTGCACTCGTTTCTAGAGGCCTACAAAGCCGAAGTGGCCAGATCAGCCCAGCAAGTGGCACGCACTCCATCGCGGTTACCTGATAAGCGAGTCTCGCTATCAAGCTCTGGGGCTCCAGCCAAAAACGCTCCCAGGCCCAAACGACTAAAAGGCCAGCTCAAGGAGGATCTGCTTTCAAGACTGGCTGAGGGCGTGTCGAAACAGGTGCTTTGTGACGAGTTTCAAATCACTGTCTCCACGATCAATAAGCTACTACGTGCCCATCCAGCGACCTACGCCATAGCACTTAAAGCTAGGCACCGCCGCGAGATTGATGAGCACAGGAGTCAGTGGCAACACTTGCACAGTTTGTATCCTGAATTGGGAGTTCAGGCTTTGAGGAACACAATGCCTCCTCTCTACGCCTGGCTTTATCGAAACGACAAAGCCTGGCTGATAGCCGAAGAGCAAACCTTCGCCAAACCTGCGCACGTGAACAAACACCATGTTGACTGGGAGGCCCGGGATTATCGGCTACTGAGCATGTTGCATAACGCGTGCGAGTCGATCGCTTTACCGCAGCGCGGTCCGGTCACAATGGCCCAGCTGTACGCCATGATCCCCATGCTCTCGACTTGCCTAGAAAATCGGGGCCAATACCCCGAGTCCAGAGCATACCTGTCTACGGTGCTGGGTCGCTTCAAGCCGCAAGATCTCCTCGACCACGGATAG
- a CDS encoding AbrB/MazE/SpoVT family DNA-binding domain-containing protein, which produces MRPDLLASLGLSIGDVLTIEVIGGAIVLTPKSSDSATP; this is translated from the coding sequence TTGCGGCCGGACCTTCTCGCCAGTTTAGGACTGAGCATCGGCGACGTACTGACCATTGAAGTGATCGGCGGCGCGATAGTTCTGACGCCGAAGTCGAGCGACTCAGCTACACCCTGA